A genome region from Streptomyces antimycoticus includes the following:
- a CDS encoding class I SAM-dependent methyltransferase produces the protein MPARVPPPSRPIGSATRGTTNPNRLRRMDRWIAAAHGAALRRAGEAPVAVDLGYGAAPWTAVELLDRLRTVRAGARVVGVEIDPGRVAAARPYEREGLTFAHGGFEVPLPGGARPALIRAANVLRQYEEGEVAAVWRRLCARLAPGGLLVEGTCDEIGRRHVWVALDAAGPRTVTFAARLGSLERPSDLAERLPKALIHRNVPGEAVHTFLRDFDRAWAAAAPYAPLSARQRWIRSAQTLRAQGWPLADGPRRWRQGEVTVRWEALAPRG, from the coding sequence ATGCCCGCCCGCGTTCCCCCGCCGTCCCGTCCGATCGGTTCGGCGACCCGTGGGACGACCAACCCCAATCGGCTGCGCCGGATGGACCGGTGGATCGCGGCGGCCCACGGGGCCGCGCTGCGGCGGGCCGGGGAGGCGCCGGTGGCGGTGGATCTGGGGTACGGGGCGGCCCCGTGGACCGCCGTCGAGCTGCTGGACCGGCTACGGACCGTACGGGCCGGGGCCCGCGTCGTGGGGGTCGAGATCGACCCCGGGCGGGTGGCCGCCGCGCGACCGTACGAGCGCGAGGGGCTCACCTTCGCCCACGGCGGCTTCGAGGTGCCGCTGCCCGGCGGGGCCCGTCCGGCGCTCATCCGGGCGGCCAATGTGCTGCGGCAGTACGAGGAGGGCGAGGTCGCCGCCGTATGGCGGCGGCTGTGCGCCCGGCTGGCGCCCGGCGGGCTGCTGGTGGAGGGCACCTGCGATGAGATCGGGCGGCGGCATGTGTGGGTCGCGCTCGACGCGGCGGGCCCGCGCACCGTGACCTTCGCGGCCCGCCTCGGCTCCCTGGAACGCCCCTCCGACCTGGCTGAACGACTCCCCAAGGCGCTGATCCACCGCAATGTGCCGGGCGAGGCGGTGCACACCTTCCTGCGCGACTTCGACCGCGCCTGGGCGGCCGCCGCCCCGTACGCGCCGCTCAGCGCGCGCCAGCGCTGGATACGCAGCGCCCAGACGCTGCGCGCACAGGGCTGGCCGCTCGCCGACGGCCCACGGCGCTGGCGCCAGGGCGAGGTCACGGTGCGGTGGGAGGCACTGGCGCCCCGGGGCTGA
- a CDS encoding APC family permease: MSGTEGGFVRRIGLFQATAINMSQMCGIGPFVTIPLMVAAFGGPQAVIGFVAGAVLALADGLIWAELGASLPGAGGSYVYLRQAFQYRSGKLMPFLFVWTAMLFIPLIMSTGVVGLVQYLGYLWPDMTQTQGDLVGLGVIVLVIGLLWRGVEHIARITAVMWCVMIASVVLVIVAAFSHFDAGQAFTYPDHAFELSSGHFWTGFAAGLTIGIYDYLGYNTAAYMGAEIKDPGRTLPRAIVTSIAGIMGIYLLLQIGTLGVVDWHEMTEPGSVASQSVASAVLEETWGKGAADVVTVLILITAFASVFAGLLGGSRVPYDAARERVFFRPYGTLHPRHRFPMLGLATMGVVTAIGFLIGRHTDLATLIQLLTTVMVIVQALAQIVAVTVLRRRQPGLRRPYRMWLYPLPSVVALVGWVVIYGYADKNSPGRHPIEWSLAWVAAGCVAFVLWARVEKVWPFGPKEISEEYAAGADPDAEGGTPGTPGVAKAQGGTADA, encoded by the coding sequence ATGTCCGGCACCGAGGGCGGATTCGTCCGCCGTATCGGCCTGTTCCAGGCGACAGCCATCAACATGAGCCAGATGTGCGGCATCGGCCCGTTCGTCACCATCCCCCTCATGGTCGCCGCCTTCGGCGGACCGCAGGCCGTCATCGGCTTTGTCGCGGGCGCGGTGCTCGCGCTCGCCGACGGGCTGATCTGGGCCGAGTTGGGGGCCTCGCTGCCGGGGGCCGGGGGCAGCTATGTGTATCTGCGCCAGGCGTTCCAGTACCGCAGCGGCAAGCTGATGCCGTTCCTGTTCGTCTGGACGGCGATGCTGTTCATCCCGCTGATCATGTCCACGGGTGTGGTCGGTCTGGTGCAGTATCTGGGCTATCTGTGGCCCGATATGACGCAGACCCAGGGCGATCTGGTCGGACTCGGCGTCATCGTCCTGGTCATCGGGCTGCTGTGGCGGGGGGTCGAGCACATCGCCCGGATCACGGCCGTCATGTGGTGCGTGATGATCGCCTCCGTGGTCCTGGTCATCGTCGCCGCCTTCAGCCACTTCGACGCGGGGCAGGCGTTCACCTATCCGGACCATGCCTTCGAACTGAGCAGCGGTCACTTCTGGACCGGGTTCGCCGCGGGCCTGACCATCGGGATCTACGACTACCTCGGCTACAACACCGCCGCGTACATGGGCGCCGAGATCAAGGACCCCGGCCGCACCCTGCCGCGGGCGATCGTCACCTCGATCGCCGGGATCATGGGGATCTATCTGCTGCTGCAGATCGGCACCCTCGGCGTCGTCGACTGGCATGAGATGACCGAGCCCGGCTCGGTGGCCTCCCAGTCCGTCGCCTCGGCGGTGCTGGAGGAGACCTGGGGGAAAGGCGCGGCCGACGTCGTCACCGTGCTCATCCTCATCACGGCCTTCGCGTCCGTCTTCGCCGGGCTGCTGGGTGGCTCCCGGGTGCCGTACGACGCCGCCCGCGAACGGGTCTTCTTCCGTCCGTACGGCACGCTCCATCCGCGCCATCGCTTCCCCATGCTGGGCCTGGCCACGATGGGTGTCGTCACCGCGATCGGCTTCCTGATCGGCCGCCACACCGATCTGGCCACGCTGATCCAGCTGCTGACCACGGTCATGGTGATCGTGCAGGCTCTGGCGCAGATCGTCGCCGTCACGGTGCTGCGCCGCCGCCAGCCGGGGCTGCGGCGGCCGTACCGGATGTGGCTCTATCCGCTGCCGAGCGTGGTGGCGCTGGTGGGCTGGGTGGTGATCTACGGCTACGCGGACAAGAACTCCCCCGGACGGCACCCCATCGAATGGTCGCTGGCCTGGGTCGCGGCGGGGTGTGTGGCGTTCGTGCTGTGGGCGCGGGTGGAGAAGGTGTGGCCGTTCGGGCCGAAGGAGATCAGCGAGGAGTACGCGGCGGGCGCCGACCCCGACGCGGAAGGGGGCACCCCGGGCACGCCGGGCGTGGCGAAGGCCCAGGGTGGTACGGCGGACGCCTAG
- a CDS encoding helix-turn-helix transcriptional regulator, producing MGHGEPEIKSFLKARRAALDPAELGLPEGVVRRRVRGLRREEVAQLAGISVDYYTRIEQGRAPAISDSVVDGLARALRLTPSEHTYLRNITLPRQRGGAAGPDPRPRVRPEIQQLLNAMDGNVPAYVYGPAMDILAWNRLGTRLCIDYPAIPEERRNGPLLVFLDPRLKEIHPNWAEVADDTVAGLRAEVGRHPGNSRVCRVTHELLERSEEFRRRWEAQEVQERTRGVKRFRHPEMGELVLRFEAFVLPADPGQMLCTYTADEGSATAEALRVLAGAAAVA from the coding sequence ATGGGCCATGGCGAACCGGAGATCAAGTCGTTTCTCAAGGCGCGCCGCGCCGCGCTCGACCCGGCCGAGCTCGGGCTGCCGGAGGGGGTCGTGCGGCGCCGGGTGCGGGGGCTGCGCCGTGAGGAGGTAGCCCAGCTGGCCGGGATCAGCGTCGACTACTACACCCGTATCGAGCAGGGCCGGGCCCCGGCCATCTCGGACTCGGTGGTCGACGGACTGGCTCGGGCGCTGCGGCTGACCCCGTCCGAGCACACGTATCTGCGCAACATCACCCTGCCGCGGCAGCGCGGCGGAGCGGCCGGCCCCGACCCTCGGCCGCGCGTACGGCCGGAGATCCAGCAGCTGCTGAACGCGATGGACGGCAATGTCCCGGCCTATGTCTACGGTCCGGCGATGGACATCCTGGCCTGGAACCGGCTCGGCACCCGGCTCTGCATCGACTACCCCGCGATCCCCGAGGAGCGGCGCAACGGCCCGCTGCTGGTCTTCCTCGATCCCCGGCTCAAGGAGATCCATCCGAACTGGGCCGAGGTCGCCGACGACACGGTGGCCGGGCTGCGCGCGGAGGTCGGGCGCCACCCCGGCAACTCACGGGTGTGCCGGGTGACCCATGAGCTGCTGGAGCGGAGCGAGGAGTTCCGGCGGCGGTGGGAGGCCCAGGAGGTGCAGGAGCGGACGCGGGGCGTCAAGCGGTTCCGCCATCCGGAGATGGGGGAGCTGGTGCTGCGGTTCGAGGCGTTCGTCCTGCCCGCCGACCCGGGGCAGATGCTGTGCACGTACACGGCCGACGAGGGGTCGGCGACGGCGGAGGCGCTGAGGGTGCTGGCGGGCGCGGCGGCGGTGGCCTGA